The genomic window AACGTTTCGAAGTTCAGGGACGTCACCCAAGCCGCCAGCAAGCTTTTATATTCGGCGTAGCGGACGTTGGCCCGTTGGCGTGATTCAGCGGACAGATCATTTCCAATTCTTGACAGGCTTTCGGAAGTATCAAAAAGGAATGCGACGTTCTTCATTTCACCTTTCAGACCAATGACGCCGCTCATTTGGGCACGCAACGCAGCAAAGCCGGTTCGCATCCGCATCAGGTTTTCGGTAGCCCGCTGCAGGTCTTGTTTGCTATCTGTCAGAGCTTGGTTGGCTTCGGCAATACCACGTTTGGCATCGGCCAGCTGCGCAGATAGTGCGTTTTGTTGAGCTTTACTCGCGACTTCGGCGGCTTTCATCGCGTCGTTTGCGCCTCGTCGTTCTGCTTCCATCTCGGCGATTTTACGCGCCATGTCACTTTTTATATTGGCCAGTTCCCGATTGGCCGAGTCAAGATTATTGGCCAGTTGTTTCTGTTCGGCAGTCAGTCCCGCTATCAGTTTTTTTCCGCTCTCCAGGTCTGCTTCCAAGGCTTCTTTGGTTTGGATAAAGGTGCCCGCTTGTTGTTGTTGATGATTGACCGCATACAGCAATAGCAGGAGCACACCGCCGAGTGCGCAGAACGCAACATCTAGAAATGATAGGCCAAACGAACTGTTCGCTTCCCGGGTACGTCTCAGCATGATGCCATCTAGGGTTGACTATAGACTGGTGTTGGCTCCACCACCGATCGCCGCCAGGTTTGACAGAAAGCTACTGTCGACCTTCTCGCCGATCGCAACGGTGTTTAAAATGATCGAATCTCCTTGAGCGGCCACAAAATCAACTAATTCCTGTTTGTATCGATCCGAAGCTGCGGGATCGTCATCAGCCAAGGGGATGCCGGCAGCATTCACGCTGGGGTCTCCGTCGGTGAATAAGATGATGGTGTCAACACCGGGTAAACCGTAGGCCGCTTGCAGGGCTTTATAGGTGTTGGTCATGTTTTCGGCGCGGAGCGTGCGGACATGTGCACAGGCGCGTTCGACGTTGCGATCGGAGTGTTCGAGCATGCGGTTCGGTTGCCAGACGTGAGCCTCATGGTTGAAGCTGACCACGTTAAAATCTTCGGACGGCAACTCTGTGATTTTTAGGCAGAACTGATTGAGGTAGTGCTCCGGGATGGCGTTAGAATCCTCCGACTCTGCCATGCTTCCGGAAACGTCGATGACGTAAACGACGTGCTTCAAGTTGCCTCCCAGGCCCGTTAAAGCTTTCTGAAGTTGAGCTAACCGCTGGACGTTTTCTTGCGCGGCATCTCGTTCCGTTTCCGCTTGCTGCTGTTTGTGTTGTGCTTCTTGAACGATCTGCTGGCTTCGTTCTTCCATTGCCAAGAGCAGCAACAGGGTCCCCCCCAACGCGCAGGAAATGACGTCCAGGAATGACACGCTGAAGACTTGAACGTCGCGGCCTCGTATTCGCATCCGTTACTCCTTCTTGATGTGCATGCGGTGAACGAATCTTTTCATACATGCTTCCAGCACGCGGACCAGCAAAGAGTCTTCGTCTGCTTGGACCCGATGGACGAAATACATCAGGATCAAACTCAATACCAAGGCTACGAATGTGGTGTCGAAGGCGGTACTTAGGTGACCCGCCGCAGCGGAGATTAGCGACTCTCCTTCCGCGTCCTGGCCAAACACACCCATAGCTTCGCCAATGCCCATCACGGTGCCCACAAAACCGATCGAGGGAATGGCCCAGGCCAAGTATCGAATGGTTGCGTACTGCGATTCCGTTTCTGCCTGAATGATTTCCGCATGGGACTCGAGCGCTGCGCTAACGTCCTCAGCCGACCAATTCGCTCGGGCTCGCTGCAAGGCGGTTCCTAATAGGAGGTTGATCATCGACGGATCCGTCTGGTTGGGTTGGTTCATGGCTTGACGCAACTGCAACGCATCTTCTGGCAGCAACAGGGTTTGGTCATCGGGGCTCAACATGGATTCATCAATTTTTTGGGACTGCACGTTCACAAACCGCCACCGCGCGGCCAGCGATGCCAGGGCGGCCCCAAATGCCATTAGCGTGAACAGGTTGATCCAGTGTTGCATCGATCGCAGCATGATCGGAACACTAGCGGGACTTGAGACGTTTTCGGGGCCCACCACCCATTGAACGCCCACGAATTGAAATAGCAAGATATGCCCAATCACAAGCCAGAAGATTCCCCCGAGAGCAGCTCCGATCAACAACGGTCCCAGAGATGCGGGCTTAGGCGAAACGGATGATGAGTTAGCCATGTATCTGCTACAGTCGCAAAGAAGTTTGAGTAAGAAAGAAAAGCGGTTGTGGACGCTCTACTGGGAAGCAAAACGACTACTGGGAAGCAAAACGAAACGTGGGCCCCGACTCGCCCAGTTGAAACTGGTCGCCGTTTTGAATGCGATGAATGGAGATGCGTTCGCCGTTGACGAACGTTCCGTTGGTGCTGTTGAGGTCTTTGAGGAAGTACTCACTCTTGCGTTTCAACAACACGCAATGTTCAAATGACAGTTCTGGGTACTTGTCGGATGGAAAGGACCATTCGGCTTTGGGGCTGCGGCCAATTAGCAATTGCGCCCCAACGACACGTTTCTCATTCGTTTCGACAATCGTAATTGCGGCGGGGGTCGGAACCCGTCCGGCTGCTAGGGAAACGGGAAGGTCTCGCAACACGGGAATCACATCCATCGATTCCGAGACTTCCAATAGAGCCGTCCAATACGCGCCGGTTTCCGTGTCGATGGCCTCGTACAAATCGGCGTTGTCCAGGCAGTTCGATTCGGTGGTGGCGGCACATAATCTCGCCGTGCCCGCCGCAACGGAGTCAAGAGAACAGTGGATGGGCTGGGTGCCTCCGCGACAGAAAGGCAGGCACCAGTCGGCAATGGGTAATATCAACGTTAGTTCGCCCCACAGCACAACGTCGATCGTGTCGGACTGGATGTTTTTGACCAGGGACTCAAGAGCGCCGCGCAAGGATGTCGCCATGTCTGCGGCCATCTCCATCATCACAACGCCATCTAGGTTTCGTTGCAGGCGTCTGCCGAGCACCGTTGCATCGATAGTGGCCGTTCCTGAATGAGCCAGTTGGATGAACGCACGATCAACCGAATTCACAATTTGGCAATAGGCTTCCAAGTGTTCGCGTGGGTCTAATCGAAATTCGGAAATCATTTCCTCGGCAACCCAATCGATGATTCGTTTCTTAAGCTTCGCTCCAGAAATCGAATTCAATCGGACACTTTTCAACGGCGTCCAGCATTGCTCTTTAAGTTGGCAGAGGGTTAGCCGGGCGGGGCCACTGCCGAGTGAGGCGAAGATGCTCACGTCGCCGCAGAGCTCGGCATTGGTGCAGCAAATCGTTTGCCATTCGCGTACGAACATTGCTGGTCGAACGCCATTGCGAAAAACGGTGCCGAGTGTCCAGTTGGCATGCCCCCAGTCGTCCGGAATCGACATCGCGAAATCATTCGTCAACTGCAACGTTGACAAAATCGCTTGGAAGAACTCTGCCAGGATAAGCTGGCGATTATGGACGAGCCGTTTCGCTTCGTCATCAATGTCGTCTCGAAAGGAGGAGGCTATCGACCTGTTCATGGCCCGCTGATCATAGACGTCCCAGCCAACGGCGACGCCCGGTTGTGGACTATTCTGCTGCTGGAACAATGAAATCGCCGTGGGCAGGAACGGGTCGGTCTGACTTAATTGAATCAGTACCTGTTGATCGCCAATATCGTTTGTCGACGCAACCTTGAGCATTTCCGATCCGAAGTCGATGCCGTAGTACATGGTGTGGAGCTCTCGTTAATGTTGTTCTAAGAGTTCGTGGAGCTCGTCAATACGTATGCAAAACGGCAGCACTCCAGGGTTGTCGCCGGCGGCGAGGATGCCACCTGCGAGGATGGCGACAACTTGCCCATCTTTATCAAAAATGGGGCTGCCGCTTGCGCCGCCCCGTTGGGCGCTCATGTCATTCTCGATCAGTCGTAGCTCTCCTTCGTTATCCTCTTTGTAAGAACAGACACGCACAATTTTTCCCACACCGGTCCTGGGGATCACTTGTTTTTTGTCGGCCAAGTAGTCGCCTCTATTAAACACGGGAAAACCTACAAAGCAGAGGTCGGTTCCCGGGGACAGCGATTGGGCACGCGAACGAGAGGCAAGCCGCACCGGGCGAATTTTTTCGTCGTAGTCTTTAACCGTCAGTAGTCCAACATCCGGGTAATGTCTTGAGAGATCGACATCCGCGTCGGTCGCATCTCGATAATCGGGATGGGTGATAGCCGCATCGATCGTAAAAACCAGCTCACCCGCTTCGCTAATCAACATGGCTTGTCCACCATTTGCGAGCACCCGCTCGACGCCGCGTGTGACGTGTGAGTTGGTTGCGAAAGTTCCTTGCCGATCCACCAGGAAAGCCGTCGCTCGACTGACTTCATCTCCATCCTGTGTGATGACCAGAAACACCGAACCCCGCCAGTCCGCAAGTATCTGCTGCGCATTCATGCTGCTGGGGCGTTGAAAGACGGCCAGCAGGACCAACAGCAAGACCAGCAATACCGCTCCCAAGCCCGCGACGCCACCGACCGCAAACGCTTTCCATCTTTTCTGCTGGCCTTCCAGTTGACGGACCATCATCCTGGTGGTGGAACTGGATTGGTTTCCCTGTTCGTGCTGCTGGGACGTAGCGTCAGCGTGCCACCGGGAGGCCGGGGCAGGCGGCGCAGGACGCGAATCGGCAGCAGCGGGACTGGGGTGGGGGCGTAAGCCGTCCGCCACCACGCCGCCGCCGTGCTGGGTGTGTCGAAAGACGCTTGGCCTGTCGGGCATGGGAGTGATCGATGCCGGCGGTGCTGCGCTGTGATCGACGTTTGGAGTGACCCGCAAGGGCGCATGTTCGGGGGCCCTTGCAGGGGCGGCGTAATCGAGTATCCGCAGGGCGGGCCCGGATTTGCCCAGCCGCACCAGATCTCCACGATCGATCGAGACGGTGCCCCGCAACGGTTCGTCATTGACGAAAGTTCCGTTGGCTGAACCGAGGTCCGTGACCTCCAGACCGGTGTCGCCGACGTGGAAGCGGACGTGCTTTGACGAGACGACCGATTGTGCGATCACCAGATCACAGGCGCGACTGCGTCCGGCTGTCATGACTGTTTGATCAAACGTTCGGTCGACTCGTGTTTGCGGATCTAGGCAGACTTCAAGACGCAGTTTCATCAGGGGAACCTTATGCAGAAACGTTGCTCACCAATTTGAAAGTGAGCTCGCATATCGATTTTTTTTTCTTTGATCGAAAGCCACGTTCCGTTCAGCGAATCCAGATCAAGGATATGCCAGCGACGGTGTTCGTCCATGTAAATACGAGCGTGTTTCGAACTGACCGTTTCATCATCGCCAATAAAAATGTCGCAATCTTTCTCACAACCAATTATTTGGTCGGTACCGTTGAATTTGAACTCGCGGGTTTCGCCTTGGGGCGTGATGCGAATGATCGACTGCTTGGCTTGGAAATTCTCGTCGGGGTTTACTTTCTGCCAGCCCAGCGTTTTGTTGGACTGCTCGACGGCCTGTTCGGGCTGCGACGCTGCGCGGCCGCTGCCTTGAGGTGCCGCGTTAAACCGGTAGCGAAACGCACCAATGATGAATTCACGATTGTGCGGTAGTTTGCTGGTCTTGAGTCGCAGGTATGTTCCGTTGGTGCTGCCCAAATCGGTTAGGTACCAACTGTGATAGTCGTTCTCCAGGCGACGGGAAATTTTGGCGTGTTCGCCGGACATCAGAAGCTCGTGGGGCACGACGAAATCACCAGACGAGCGGCCGATAACGAATTCCGGACCTCTGAGCCGTACGACGTCTGCGGTTTGCATGTCGTCATCGAAAATGGACAGGATCGCCATCGGTGGTCGCAGCACCGGACGATAACTCACGGCCCGGTCGCGTTTGCCCTTGTCGGCCGAACGAACGTCGTCGAAGTAGGTGCCTGGCGCGATGGCTCCACGCGAGGGCGGGGAGTCTATCGATTCAGGCTTGGTGTCCCGTTCGTCGCCAAACCCTTCGCCAGAATCATCACCGAAGCTGGCGCTGGGGTCCTCGGGCTCGCCATACAGTGGTTTCCGATCCAACGCTGTGTCGGGATAGTCGATGCCGGGTTTTTCAGATCGGGTCGCACCGGTTTGCTGGGGCGAGGCGACCGACGCGTTACGAAGATCGAAAAAGCAATTCATGCAAAAGTTTTCATCTTCGCTAACGGGTTGGCCGCAATGAGGGCATTTGTCTGCGTAGACCATGGTGCTGCTCAGTTATTTGGTTTGCGAAGAGCGAGGTACAAGTAAATAGAGGGTCGTGTCTTCGACGGTTAAGGTGGCATGCAAGTTGAGCGGAAATTCAATTTCGGCGTCATGCATTGCCTGGGTATAGGCGATGGCCTGTTCGAGATCCGCTGGCACCGCTGGCACCGCTGGTGCCGCTGGGTCGGTCGCGTCCAGTTCGGTAGGTTGGGGCAGTAACTCTTTCAAGTCTTCCAGGTCCTTCAACAGTAAATCTCTGGAGGTCGCCGCGTTGGGTTTCTTTTTGGGCCCAGCGATATACCGAGTGCACTTGGCGCTGAGTTCGCAGGAGGGAAGTTGATTGCTACCGCGGTCAGATGTTTTCACATTGAGCTGGGGAGGATCGATTTTCAATTCGGTTAGCGATTCCGATTCCCCCTGAATTGTTCCTGGATGGAACGCAACCGTCGCTTTCATTGGCTTTCGCCAGATCTCAATATTTGCAATGAACTCAGCAGCCTTCTCGAGACGATTTTGTGAGTTATTCGAAAAAGGGTTGATGGTTTTTCTGGGAGAGTCTTGGAAGTCGTCCATCGTCAATGATTGCGGTTCATGGTATCGAAACGGCTGCAGGAATTGGTATTTACGCGTCAGCGTCACCTGTTCTGGTGTGGTCAGTTTGGCTACTAGCAAGTAATCAGAAGACGCAAAGACCATGCGCAAATACAAGCCGGGTACCTTGCAATCAAGTGTCAGGAGTCGCTGGCTTTTCGTCGGGATATACAGTTCGGCAACTGTGTTTTGTCCCATCCGCAACTCCCACAGATTTTCACGGGAATTGGATTGCTGAAAATTAAACTGATACTCACTCGGTTCTTGAGAGTAGGTGATGCCGCCGTTCCAGCATCGCTCTAAAGTCAACTCCAGCTTGTATTCGTTCGGCAGCGCTAACGAGGAAATCGGCAGATTGCGTGTGGATTTGCGCGGAAACGGAAAGACGTAGTCGGCGGCTGCTCGCCCTACAGGTAGTTTTTGGTAAAGCGAGATTGATTCAAGAAAGGATTCGGCAAGCTGCTCTGGGGTAGCGGGACGTGCAGCCTCAGGCGTCCCACTGTCAGACGCGTCGGCTTTGGCAGGCGTGCCTGTTCCATCATTAGGCGTGTTGGGGGCAGCGTCTGAAGTGCCGGTGGCAGCGTCCGATGCAGCCATGTTGTCGCCGGGCGCCGTGGTGCTGTCGCCGGCCGTCGTGGCGCTGTCACCGGGCGCTGTGGCGCTGTCACCGGGCGCTGTGGCGCTGTCACCGGGCGCTGTGGCGCTGTCGCCGGGCGTCGTGGCGCTGTCACCGGGCGTCGTGGCGCTGTCACCGGGCGCCGTGGTGCTGTCGCCGGGCGCTGTGGCACTGTCACCGGGCGCCGTGGCACTGTCGCCGGGCGTCGTGGCACTGTCGCCGGGCGTCGTGGCGCTGTCACCGGGCGCCGTGGCGCTGTCACCGGGCGCCGTGGTGCTGTCACCGGGCGCCGTGGTGCTGTCGCCGGGCATTGTGGCATCGTCTGTCGGCGTGGCGACCGTGTTAATCGTAGTCGTTTCTTGATTTGGATTTGTGACGGGGGTGTTTTCTTGTTGGCCGAATCTGGAAGCCACGATGAGCGTCGCGGGGACGCACAGCAGCACGACCGCAACGAAGCCGATTAATCCAATGATTAACAGTGTTTTGCTGTCAGGCGACCTTGTCCCGGCCGGGCGATGACGTCCCGGTGGCGAATGGCCGGCCGTTCGCTGATCGGGGACGAGGTTGGCGATCGGCGGTTCGGCGGGCAGGCTCCCCTCAGGCGGTGGAGGAGGCGGCGTTGCCGGAGATTGGGGCCGCGTGGAAAAGACTCGCCCTGGGGATTGGTTTGCGTCGAGCAAAACGCCGCTGCGGGCGGCGTCGGCTGCGGGGCCGTCGGGGCAAGGTTCCGGATTGGCAAGATCAAGGAAGACTCCATTGGGCATGCCGTGAGCCGCTTGTAGTTCCGGCGAGGTTCGCTCCACGAACCGCCAGTTGCAGGTGATCTGCGGAGGCAACTCGGAGTAGTTGGTTGCAAAAGTGGCTTTCCAGCGATCTTTTGGCGGTAGCAGTGCGACGGCTTCCTGTACCAATCGCAGCACGTCGGTATTTGAGTCATAGACCATCAAGAGCGGATGCGGTGCGCGTTGAAGAGCTGTTTCGGCGAGTCGACCGGCCCAGCCTGCGTCGCCGGTTATCTGTTGCCAGTACTGACAGCTTTGCGCGGTCACCGTCGCGTCGGGTATGCGTTTTTCGGTTTTGATCGTTTGTGGTTCGCCGCCCCAGCTGCCGAGAAAAACACGCGGTTGCGACATTACCCAGGCGGGGCCTGCCAAGGAATGCTCTGCATCGTCTAGCACCAGAAAGTGGCTGAGTTTGCGAAGCCGACTCGAGTAATCAAATTCGGCGAGGCAAGTTTTTAGCAGAACGCTTTTGGATTCGCGGCGATAGTCAAACTTGAGATGGGCGAAGTTGGGCGGATTGACCCGCAACAGGTGTTCATAGTTCGCGGGCGTCGCCGCCACACTTTTACCATTTAAAGTATTGTTGATGCGGTAGACGCTAAGGCTCTCAAGAAAGTTGCACTGGGTCCGCGGCATGCCCTCGGTGATAAGGACCGGGCAGTATCCGCTGGTGCCAGGGAAAACGCCCTCGCGAACGGACGTATAGACCATTTGTTTAGCCACTCAATTGCACTCCCTAGATAGCATGCTCAAACTTTCCGGATCAAACCGCGGCGAATATTGCTAAGCAAGGTTAGCAATGGGACCTCGGCCCACATCGGGTTCAGGTCTTTCGTGCGTACGCCATCTACTCCGGTTTGCGCGTCTTGCTCAATGGGCCGCCCAAATGCGCTGGTTGGCACATAGGTTACGTCTGAGAACAGGTCTTCGGTGGTCGATACGACTTCGGGGCAGTGAGCCAATAGAACCTGCCGCATCTTTTTGGAGAAGCTTTTGATGTACGACAGGTCCAGCGAATCGGGAAGCGAGGGATCACGACGTTTGGATTTTCCCCAGGGGTCACGAAGTCGTTTGCCGTTAAAGTGAGCTGCCCAAGCATCGTATTTGTTGACCACAAAGATCAGTGGCTTGTCGCATTTCTGATGGGACGAAGATTGCCCAAATTTCTTGATTCGGTTCGCAACTTCGATCAGTGAAAGTTCCTGGCGAACGGTGTTGCCGCCATAAAACCCAGAGTGAAACTGAGGGTCTGTGGACCTGCCGATGGCGGCCCGGAATTTCGGGTGTTGAGAGGGGTCGAACACGAATATGAGAGCGTCCGCACATGCCAAATGGCGTGTGGAGTGATTCGCATTTCCTGGCAAAAATTGTTCGCCCGGTTGGTCATACATACATAGTGTGTACGAAATGCCTTGGGCCGAATGGAAGTTAGGGTGGGTGGGCATGGGACGCAACGAAAAGATCATCGGTTGCGCTAAGCTGACCTGCTTACCATCAATCGTGGTGTGCTTATAGCCATCCCCTTCGACCATCGTCTTGGGCAGTCGAGTCAGCTTGCCGGAGTCTTGCAGAAACAGCACGTCTTCGTGGGCGCAAAGATTTGCGTTCAGCTCGGGGTCCGCATCCGTAAACGTCAACTGAAAATTGTTCGGCAACGTTTTGCGTAGCTGCCATGCCATCGATGTGATCAGGCAACTTTTGCCCGAAGTGGGGATACCCACGACGGACACAAAGATCGGCTGGAAGTCAATGAACTCCCGCGGCACGAGCAAATGACAACTGGGACAGGCCGTGCGGTGGCAGCGACTTCCGCGCGCGTCAATGCCCTCGCAGTCCGCCGTAAATAGATCCGGAAGAAATCGTTTTTGCTCATTGGGTAGTTTGAAGTCGCCGTGCAGGTCTGGATGCTCAGCGATCCAGAGGATTTCATGCGGACGAAACTGATTCCAGCACCAAGGGCATGTCAAGCTACGGCTATGCCAAGCGGGAACGCGAACGCTGCCTCCCTGCTGGGGTTGGCGGACCGCAGGGCCGACGACCGCAAGGGGCTCGCTTGCTGCCGCGCGATGCTTGTCCGATAGGGGTTCGGTGGGAGCCGAATCCGTATCCGTGGTGGGCGCTGAAATCGCTTCCGTTGCGGTTTCTCGTTTGCTAGGCCGGAACACACTGCTACGACGTTTCGAATCTGCCTGGTAAGGCGCTGTGGTTGGCGGGCCTGCAACCGGTCGCAAGCCGCCACTACGGCTAGCCGTAGTGGGGACCGGTTGGGTTTGCAATGGACGCGGCTGTTTCGGCTGCGACGGCACCGGCCGAGCATGAGTTTGCTGAACCAAGGGCTGGCTGGGTTGGCGTTGATTGGGTTGGCTTTGAACTTCACTTGGGGCGGTTTTGGTAAAGGCTTCTAAGTAGGCGTCGGCAAATCGCACGCAACTGGCAAATCGCTGGGACGGTTGCGGCGACAGCGCTCGATGGATTGCGTCAGCAGCTTGCTCTGGCAAACCGACGCACAGCGATTCAATGCGTTCGGGTTGATTCGCTTTCTGTAGCATGCTGATGCGCGAGGGGTTATTGCCCTTAAAGGGCCGCTTGCCGGCAAGCACTTCGTAGAGTGTCACCGCAAGGGCGTATTGATCAACTTTTCCATCCAACTTTTCCCCTAGCAACAGTTCATACGCGCTGTACTCCAGAGTGCCCACAACTTGGTCGGCATGGGTGATCGCCGGTCTGGACGCGGTGGCTTCGCTGGTAATTTTGGCGATGCCAAAATCGGCTAGGTAGGGACGCCCCGCGTCATCAAACAGAATGTTTGCCGGTTTTACATCGCGGTGAATGAATTTTCTGGCATGCACAAAGTCCAGGGCCTCTGCCATTTCGGACAACCACCGGAAGACTTTTCGCGGGTCGCTGCCCGCCAAATAGGCTTTGCGCAACCGCTGCATGCGGTCCTCGAGGGACCCGCCGGCAAGATATTGCATGGCAACAAAGGGAACGCCCTCGTGTTCGCCCACATCGATCACATTCACGATCGCAGGGTGTTTGTTGGAAAGCTTTGCCAGCGAGTCCATTTCCAGCTGGAATCTGGCACGAAAACCCTCATCCTCCAACATCGATGGCAATGGGATTTTAAGAACGACCTCGGCGCCAATCGATTTTTGAATGGCCAGCCACACCGAGCCCATCCCGCCGGCGCCGATGCATCGGATGACTTCGTACCTGCCTCCACCGATAATTTGTCCCGATAGGTCAAGATTGGATTGGCTCGACACATCTGCCTCTAGTTTGCTGGGCTAAGAGGAATTAGGAATGGTTGGATAGGTTTGGAATGATTGCGAAGCGATTTGGGGGGGAGTATACTCCTCCTGTGGAGGACCTGCAAGATTTTGTGAACGGCAAGTTACTGTCACCGCAACCAAGGCCCTCGGCGGGGTCTCGAAGTCCTCGGCAGCGTCTTGGCGACGGTTATTGGCATTCTCATTCACGAGGACATTCCATTGGTTGCAAAGGACCTGGTCTTTGATTTGCAGTTGGCGGCGTCCTACCCAAGTTCGAAGAGTGAACAGGAACTACTGGTGTTGGCTCAACAGTACGCAGATGCTTGCTCACGCACCAATGAGCGAATTTTTGAATGTGTGAAGTTGTTGCGAGTTGGGATGCGCAGTGAAGCCATCCGTTTGGCTGAATTAGAGCCCAATATTCTTGATGAATTGAGTTCCTTGAACTTTGGTGAGCGGGGCGCGTGGCTGGCGCTTGCCGAGCAGCTTGGTGTTCCCACGCCTGATCCCGCATTTGAGATGGCGCGAGAGATTAGCGACGCTTACGATCAACATGAAGAAACCAAGGGATTGGCATGCCAGCTACGCCTACAGAACATCTATCGGCGCCCCAAAGAAGAGCGTTTGCAAACGCTGGAAAAGCTGCTGCAGGTCGACCCTAACAACCCCGCATGGCTAAGAAACTACAGTCTCCTGGAAGATTCAGTCGGCTAGCTGTTTACGGTGAAATAGTAGATGCACTTGATTAAACACCGCGGTAAAGTCGTCGGGAAAGCAACCTTCG from Roseimaritima ulvae includes these protein-coding regions:
- a CDS encoding serine/threonine protein kinase codes for the protein MSSQSNLDLSGQIIGGGRYEVIRCIGAGGMGSVWLAIQKSIGAEVVLKIPLPSMLEDEGFRARFQLEMDSLAKLSNKHPAIVNVIDVGEHEGVPFVAMQYLAGGSLEDRMQRLRKAYLAGSDPRKVFRWLSEMAEALDFVHARKFIHRDVKPANILFDDAGRPYLADFGIAKITSEATASRPAITHADQVVGTLEYSAYELLLGEKLDGKVDQYALAVTLYEVLAGKRPFKGNNPSRISMLQKANQPERIESLCVGLPEQAADAIHRALSPQPSQRFASCVRFADAYLEAFTKTAPSEVQSQPNQRQPSQPLVQQTHARPVPSQPKQPRPLQTQPVPTTASRSGGLRPVAGPPTTAPYQADSKRRSSVFRPSKRETATEAISAPTTDTDSAPTEPLSDKHRAAASEPLAVVGPAVRQPQQGGSVRVPAWHSRSLTCPWCWNQFRPHEILWIAEHPDLHGDFKLPNEQKRFLPDLFTADCEGIDARGSRCHRTACPSCHLLVPREFIDFQPIFVSVVGIPTSGKSCLITSMAWQLRKTLPNNFQLTFTDADPELNANLCAHEDVLFLQDSGKLTRLPKTMVEGDGYKHTTIDGKQVSLAQPMIFSLRPMPTHPNFHSAQGISYTLCMYDQPGEQFLPGNANHSTRHLACADALIFVFDPSQHPKFRAAIGRSTDPQFHSGFYGGNTVRQELSLIEVANRIKKFGQSSSHQKCDKPLIFVVNKYDAWAAHFNGKRLRDPWGKSKRRDPSLPDSLDLSYIKSFSKKMRQVLLAHCPEVVSTTEDLFSDVTYVPTSAFGRPIEQDAQTGVDGVRTKDLNPMWAEVPLLTLLSNIRRGLIRKV